The sequence TTTGGTCCTAAGAACATCCACGTGCGTAAAATCTATGCTATACCACTCTAAACTAGCGTTGATCGTTCTTTCTAGGTATCCAACGTCATAGTCGATGGCGTGATACTTACCGATCGTACTGCCAAATTTGATGCTTACAAGCATCTTCTAGAAGACGAAGATAAGAGACTATCGCCTGAGAGTATCGCAGATGTAAGTGTTGCCTATACAACAGGAAGATAAGAGACTGATGAGCGTAAAGAGCTATCTGTACCTCGTGAACCAAGACCGCACTGCTTGGACATTTGAATTAGACTGTGAGTTTGTCTTTCCTGTCCCTGACGCTCGGCTGACTTGTCATGCGTAGTGCGCCCTGCTCACGAGACTTGGTAAATGTCCGAATAAATGCGTGGATTAACTAGTGAAATAGCCAGGGTGTGCTAGCGGAATTTTATTACGTACCTGGAACGTTAACTGCCCTGCAATACATATTTTTCATCAAATTAAGCCATTTTGTGTATGGCCTGTGTGTATTGCTGCCGAAATGGGGGTTTATCGCATCAACCAAGGAGTATTAGTGTTGTTCTTCCTGTGACCGTAATGGTTCGAAACCGAAAGATGCCTCACCACTAGACCAAAAGAACGACATAAAGATGTACATCCAGGATTGCCAGTTACGTGGGTCTTTCACGATCACACGAGGCTTTCTATCACTAGTGGAATCTATGTGCTGTATTGTTCCCCACTGTTGAAGAGTCACAAGTGTTATCGTTGTTGTATTTCAGTTCAGTGGTCAACTTTGAATGAGGGTGGACGCCAATGCATACAGTATATATAGCTAGATTCAACAGTACTGATAAGAGCGGCATTTGCCTTCCATCATTATTTCCCCGCACTACTGGTCGGAGTCTATGTGGAGACTAAGTAAGATGGTCAATAGAGATTCGGCATGAGGTATTAAAAATGACACTGTTCGGCTTAGACGAACAGTAAAGCCTCATGCTCACAGTGTGGCGCAATCAGGTGGCTACGTACTCTGTCCCTTACCTAATAGGTAAAGATATCACATGGCACATGCCCTTCGATCATCCCGACTTTCATTAGATTTACGGCCACAGCGCCCGTTGCTCTCGAACAGCCTGGCAATTCTACTGTGGTTCAAGCTTAGACTGGCGACATAGCCTGGAACTCATTTTGACATTATCATTGACATAACCTGGCCGTGTGATTAAATTGCGGCATTCTGTGCATTGCTTTGTCACGTTATACGGACCCGGGGCATCACTGGCCGAACTCCCGAAGTATAATAAGCTCGGGTATTCATTTACATTGTTTGCCACCCCTACAAATTTAACGATTGTATTGAATTCTGTAAACTCGGACTCAGGAAGGAGATGTCAACTCAAGCACCGATCTGTGTAGTTGCCGGTGTAGGGAACGGCTCCGGTATGTTCCAGTCTAGTCCTCCTAAAGGACGCCCCTTTTCTAATTTCGTTTAGGCACTGGTGCGGCTGCCGCGTGAGTGTTCCTGCGGGGAAGATTCATAGGAACACTTACAATTTATCAATTAGCCGCGCATTCGCAAAAAAGGGCTATTCAGTTGCGTTGATTGCTCGCAACCCTGAGCACTTGAAGAGCATTGCTGACGAAATGCGTGCCAACGGGAGTGATGTGCGTGTTCTGAGAACATGATCCCATAGATATTCGCTCAAATTGACCTTCTATTGTTATCACAAGGCTACAGGGTTTCCAGTGACGAGCTACACTTATGAGAATATCCATGGGGTTTTTGACGAAATCAAAAAACACTGGCCGAATAGAGAGATACGCGTGGCCGTTTGGAACGTTGCCCACAACGTCAGACGCCCCTTTCTTGAAATCACAGAACAAATAGTGCAAGACAGCGTTCGTGAGTCAATACAATTGTTCAACAATAGTGGCACCCACGGGACTATATCACAATATAGAGACCAATATTGTCGCCGCTTTTGCATTTGCAAGAGAGTCTATTCTTGCATTCAAAGACCTCGAGTAAGCCTGCGTCATAGCTTGACCGCGCCAACTTTGGAGCTGAATCTGAGGTCAGACTGAACAAGCACGGCAAACGAGGCGCGCTCATCTTCACATCTGCAACCGCAGCTTGGCGTGGTAATACGACGACGTCAGCGTTCTCCGCAGGGAAGCACGGTGAACGCGCACTAGCTCAGTCGCTGAACAAGGAATTTGGACCTCAAAACATCCACGTGGGTATTTTCTTAATTTTCAATCAGTATATTCTTATATGCATATGATAATCATATAGGTTTCAAATGTAATTATTGACGGTCCGATTCTAAATGGTCGTTTGGAAAAATTGACGACTGACAAGTCGCTCCTGGCGAATGAGGACTTGCGTTTGGATCCTACGAGCATTGCGGCAGTAAGTACAGCCACGGTGTACACGTTCTGTCACAAGGTAACATTACTCGTCTCCTTTAGAGCTATGTGTATCTTGCCCATCAAGACAGGACTGCATGGACTTTTGAACTTGACCGTGAGTATCTGCTGTCTATCCTGTTATAGTCCTAACACGTCCATTAGTTCGTCCCGCACATGAGAAGTGGTAAGATTAGCCGGATTGTTCCTCAGGGTGATCGAGCGCTCCATTGGCTTCTTATGTATGACTGACCCCAATGAAAGTGTATGGTCGAGTCAAATCTTATCAGTGCTTTATTTCTCCTCATAGTATCGTCAATTGACTTGCCACTGCACGCCAGTTCACATCTCACCGCACCAGCGCTCAGATCCACTGTAATGCACCACACGCGCTACTCTAAGTTTGGTGCCCCACTCCGAGTCAGCCGTACGATCTCGAATCCCCTGTTTCTTTTCCTTAGCGCCCACATGAAGCCTGGTTGCTTGGAGTCGGCCTTGGTATTCAGGCTCATTGTGTTTGGAGACTTGGGCTCAGTATGATTCAAGTGAGTCCAAGAGAGCTCCGAGCCATGGGCTCAGATGTCATCCAAGTCTTTGATAGCCATTAACTGTGATTGTGTCGCGGAGATCTTTTGAGAACACTTCCGGTATATCAACGTACGTGTAGATGGAATTGGCAAGTTGACATTGCAGTTGCGATCAAATGTGTTTCTGGACTTGGCTAGACAAAGAACCACAATGGCGAGCTTATTGTCGAGGCTAAATTTTCTTCTTTAAAGCGCCTACATTTATACGAGATATCGATAGACTGTCGATTTACGCAGTCAATAAGCGCATATAGCTTACTACCGCCGGCTCTGAAATTCAACCCGGCAAAGCTCTGGCAAACATATATATTTCGGCCCCTGTGTAGCGATCGGGGGCACACGTCGGTCAACGTGGAGCACGTTCTGGCGAATTCGGGGAAACGGGATCAATACATGTGCGGGGGCATGGGCGTGAGTATGGAAACGAAATGTCATTTTAGTGCACCTCTGATCCTAAGAGACTCGTCAGGTGCATTTAGGTCTCGATCTCTTGTTTGCCGATGTCTACGGACTGTCTCGTGTGGTTTCTTGAAATTAAATCGCGTTCGTGAAGCCAATGGATTTGGTCTTAAATTTTTCAGCCAGTCAGTGAAGCTTGATCATCGAACGCGCCATGGTCGAAGTCCCTGAGATCCAAGTTTCGCTGCATGGTCGACCATGTGGGTGTTTCGACGCCGAAGATGGTAATCACCAGGTATTCGATTGATGGTAGATCAATTACGATACTCGATGTTCCAATATTTCTTTCTGGCAAACATTGCTTCTGCGACGCACGGGTGCGACATCCCAGACATTCTGTGCGCATGTGGAGACCCCAGGACCATACCAATCCATCATATGGGTTGTTGTAAAAGTATGAGGAAGGAGTTTTTTATGTCAAGACGATCGTAGGCGTGTCACGCGGTAAGAATCGGAGTGTTTGAGCTTGGAACCAGCCAACCAGTACCAGTGCATGGCGCCCTCCCGACGGCTAACCCACATGATGGAATGAGGGTAGACGTATGCGCATAATCAAGCAGCTGTCGCTTGGAAATGACGGAAAAAGATTGGCGAAATCGCAGCACCAACGTGCCTTGTGAGATACAGCAGAGCAGAATATGGAGGATATTTATGAATAGATTGCTCTGGAATTTAGTAATTGTGGTTTATTTGTGTAGGATTGGATAAGACTCATTCAGGGATCAATGGTCCAGATTCAGCCAGCGTAAGGGTCACACGAACGACAACGTTTCCGTTAAAGGCAATGAACACCAATAAGCAGAAGCCAGGGAGGACATGTCGTTCCGAGGCGAGGAGGCCGAATCCCTGCACCGGTATGCTGAGCTCATATGAGTAACAGACAGTCTGAAATAGTCATTTGTGTGGGTGTGTGTGGGGGAGCGATTGGTAGGCTTATATTGGGAGTCGAGGTGATGGCGGGGAGCGGTGGTAGAAGATATATTACGGGGGGCGGGATGTAGTGTGCGGCATGTGAATGGTTCTTCCCCCTGAACACTCTCGGACAAGGCGTGATTGAGCCGCTCCGTGGATtgactcttttttttttttgtacATCGGCTTGTCTTTTGTTACGTCGGATATCAGCTGACTTGCCCCCTGGTCACATACCACGCGCCTGCTTACCCCAATATATTGCTAAATGGACGGCGCCTTCTCCCCATCGCCTCCTTTTGCAAACAACTACCACCTCCAGCATCCGCAGCCCCTCCCCCCTCACCACACAC comes from Rhizoctonia solani chromosome 4, complete sequence and encodes:
- a CDS encoding short chain dehydrogenase, with translation MSTQAPICVVAGVGNGSGTGAAAARAFAKKGYSVALIARNPEHLKSIADEMRANGSDATGFPVTSYTYENIHGVFDEIKKHWPNREIRVAVWNVAHNVRRPFLEITEQIVQDSVQTNIVAAFAFARESILAFKDLELNKHGKRGALIFTSATAAWRGNTTTSAFSAGKHGERALAQSLNKEFGPQNIHVSNVIIDGPILNGRLEKLTTDKSLLANEDLRLDPTSIAASYVYLAHQDRTAWTFELDLRPAHEKW